The region CTTCGCGGCGAGGATGAAATCGTTCTCCGACAACCCGCCGATGGCGTGCGTCGACAATTCAATCGTCAGCTTTCGATAATTCGTCAGATGCAAGTCCGGATGATGATCTTCGGCTTCAGCAATGGGGGCGATGCGCTGAATGACACTGACGGCGTGGAAAAAATCATTGCAGGCGATAGTTTTTCGAATCATCGTTCCATCGACGAGTTCCCATCCCTGAACGTCAGCGAGCAGCAGACGAGCCGCGTTCTCCGGCAGCGGAGCCGCGCCACCCTCGCACGGTTTGCACTTTCGCTGGGCGAGCGGATCAGCCATAGCTACACCCGTTCGATTTTGAGGATGCGGTACGGCACCAACGTCTTGGGAAGGGTCAGGGTAAACTCCTCGCCTGGCTTCTTTCCTAACAGCGTCTTGCCCAGCGGGGCGGCAATGGAGAGCTTGCCGTTTTTCGGATCCGCCTCTTCAGGCCCGACGAGGACGTAGCTGAATTCCTCGTTCGTCTGCAGATCCTTCAGTGTGACTTTGATGCCAACGCGGGCTTCCCCGTCTTTAATCGCGAGACCGTCGATGAGCTGCACGCGCTGGAGTTTGCCGTCGAGCTCGGCGAGGCGTTTGGAGACATGCTGCAGCCGCTCGCGCGCCGCATGATATTCGGCGTTTTCGCGCAGATCGCCCATCGCTGCGGCCTTGCTGACCTCTTCGGTCAGCTCGCGCTTCTGGGCGAGGAGCGCTTTGTGCTCGGCTTGGAGTTTCGCGAGGCCTTCGTTGGTGAGGTAGGTGTCTGACATGCGGGCAAGGCTCAAGGGAAATCTCCTTGCCTTCAGCCTTGAGCCTTCAACCTTGAGCGATGTTATTTCTTCCAAACGCGCTTGGAGCGGTGAATCTGCACTTCGGAAGTCGTGGTCGATCCCGGGGCTCCCTCGGATGCCGTGATCTGGCCTTCTGAAGACTCGCCGGTCGGAGTCGTCGCGATGGAGGCTTCAGGGGTGGAGGTGGGGTTGGCGCTGATCGTCGTCGGCCCGACATTCATGCAATCCTCATACGAGTCCGACACCGGAAAACCGTTGAACCCCGGCACCCAGAAGGTGGCCACATCAATGACCCCGGAGCCTGCGCGC is a window of Candidatus Omnitrophota bacterium DNA encoding:
- a CDS encoding 4a-hydroxytetrahydrobiopterin dehydratase is translated as MADPLAQRKCKPCEGGAAPLPENAARLLLADVQGWELVDGTMIRKTIACNDFFHAVSVIQRIAPIAEAEDHHPDLHLTNYRKLTIELSTHAIGGLSENDFILAAKIDQLLS
- a CDS encoding transcription elongation factor GreA; the encoded protein is MSLARMSDTYLTNEGLAKLQAEHKALLAQKRELTEEVSKAAAMGDLRENAEYHAARERLQHVSKRLAELDGKLQRVQLIDGLAIKDGEARVGIKVTLKDLQTNEEFSYVLVGPEEADPKNGKLSIAAPLGKTLLGKKPGEEFTLTLPKTLVPYRILKIERV
- a CDS encoding exosortase system-associated protein, TIGR04073 family, yielding MMKQRVGLLVVSLLLVSQPVFAARLPVHEAAESSVYSRKAGGMLGRGLLNAATCFVDLLVNTVNGTKSGPPLVGTLTGVAKGAGCTVLRAGSGVIDVATFWVPGFNGFPVSDSYEDCMNVGPTTISANPTSTPEASIATTPTGESSEGQITASEGAPGSTTTSEVQIHRSKRVWKK